One part of the Malus sylvestris chromosome 2, drMalSylv7.2, whole genome shotgun sequence genome encodes these proteins:
- the LOC126611918 gene encoding BTB/POZ domain-containing protein SR1IP1-like yields MADIELGEESTAPTTTANMSFKKKELLSSALKRTSEWIFSQEIPSDISINVGGVSFSLHKFPLISKCGHIRKLISESSDAADLSVIELSDVPGGSEAFELAAKFCYGINFEISTENIAMLRCVAEYLLMTEDYGVGNLVGRADAYLNEVALKSLAGAVTVLHMSESFLPMAEKVKLVNRCIDAIAFIACKESQFSVSSRADGGNEGAVSSAVYHPKPVVDWWAEDLIVLRIDMFQRVMIAMMARGFKQYALGPVLMLYAQKSLRGLEIFGKGRKKIEPRQEHEKRVVLETIVSLLPREKNAMSVSFLSMLLRAAKTLETTVACQLDLEKRMGFQLAQAVLDDLLIPSYSYTGDTLLDVDTVQRIVTNYLEYEMQGSRLGHNAEDDFGSPPTDMERVGKLMENYLAEIATDRNVSVSKFIGIAELIPEQSRETEDGMYRAIDIYLKAHPALSDMERKKVCSMMDCQKLSREACAHAAQNDRLPVQTVVQVLYYEQQRLRDVMNGNSIGAESSVLPSKGSLYSTDIHPVPDELTILRRQNEELKMELVKMKMKLKELETSTTRTAMISPMGNTPTSADKPPLPRKSFINSVSKKLGKLSPFVRADGVTPTGAKGRTKPAKDRRHSIS; encoded by the exons ATGGCGGATATCGAACTTGGCGAGGAGAGTACTGCACCCACTACCACAGCCAACATGTCCTTTAAGAAGAAGGAGCTTCTTTCTTCTGCCTTGAAGAGAACTAGTGAATG GATTTTTTCGCAGGAGATTCCGAGCGATATTAGTATTAATGTTGGAGGGGTTTCCTTCTCATTGCACAAG TTCCCTTTGATTTCGAAGTGTGGACACATAAGGAAACTGATATCAGAATCGAGTGATGCTGCTGATCTATCTGTCATTGAACTATCTGATGTTCCGGGCGGATCAGAAGCATTTGAGCTTGCAGCAAAATTCTGCTATGGAATAAATTTCGAGATAAGCACAGAGAACATCGCAATGCTCCGATGTGTGGCAGAGTATCTTCTGATGACTGAGGACTACGGGGTTGGAAACCTTGTGGGAAGAGCTGATGCATACTTAAATGAAGTGGCATTGAAGAGCCTAGCAGGTGCAGTTACTGTTTTGCACATGTCAGAAAGTTTCCTCCCAATGGCGGAGAAGGTAAAATTAGTGAACCGCTGCATAGATGCAATTGCTTTTATAGCCTGCAAAGAGAGCCAGTTCAGTGTGTCCAGTAGGGCTGATGGCGGCAATGAGGGTGCAGTTTCTTCAGCTGTGTATCATCCAAAGCCTGTTGTGGATTGGTGGGCTGAAGACTTAATTGTTCTTAGAATCGATATGTTCCAACGTGTTATGATTGCAATGATGGCAAGAGGGTTTAAGCAATATGCTCTCGGACCAGTACTCATGCTCTATGCGCAGAAATCGCTAAGAGGTTTG GAAATATTTGGAAAGGGGAGGAAGAAAATCGAGCCGCGACAAGAGCACGAGAAGAGGGTTGTCTTAGAAACAATTGTGAGTCTTCTGCCAAGGGAGAAAAATGCAATGTCGGTTAGCTTTCTTTCCATGCTTCTTCGTGCTGCGAAAACCCTGGAGACAACAGTTGCTTGCCAGCTAGATTTGGAGAAGAGAATGGGGTTTCAATTGGCACAGGCTGTTTTAGATGATCTCTTGATTCCATCATATTCCTATACCGGGGACACATTGCTTGATGTCGACACTGTGCAAAGGATCGTGACGAATTACCTTGAATATGAAATGCAGGGGAGCCGTTTGGGACATAATGCAGAGGATGATTTTGGTTCTCCTCCGACTGACATGGAACGTGTCGGAAAGCTAATGGAGAACTACCTGGCTGAAATAGCCACTGACCGTAACGTATCCGTCTCAAAGTTCATTGGCATTGCTGAACTAATTCCAGAACAATCAAGGGAAACAGAAGATGGCATGTATAGAGCAATAGATATCTACCTAAAG GCTCATCCTGCTCTGAGTGATATGGAGAGAAAGAAAGTGTGCAGTATGATGGACTGCCAGAAACTTTCGCGCGAGGCCTGCGCTCACGCTGCGCAGAATGACCGGCTTCCTGTTCAAACTGTTGTACAAGTGCTATACTATGAGCAGCAGCGTCTTCGAGACGTCATGAATGGCAATTCCATTGGTGCTGAATCCTCTGTTCTTCCATCCAAAGGGAGCTTATACTCCACTGATATCCACCCAGTTCCTGATGAGCTCACCATCTTGCGCAGACAAAACGAGGAGCTGAAAATGGAATTGGTGAAGATGAAAATGAAACTGAAAGAACTCGAAACGTCTACTACGAGAACAGCAATGATCAGTCCAATGGGAAACACTCCAACATCTGCTGACAAACCTCCGCTGCCTCGAAAATCATTCATAAACTCAGTATCGAAAAAACTTGGGAAGCTTTCTCCCTTTGTGCGTGCAGATGGAGTGACACCTACCGGTGCCAAAGGCCGAACAAAACCTGCCAAAGATCGGCGGCATTCAATTTCCTGA
- the LOC126583937 gene encoding uncharacterized protein LOC126583937, producing MEKLLKPYDKEYMRMAILKHEETFKEQVYELHRLYHMQNILMKSSIGKGRPNGQKQESWNLNYHQNQEAQFNPQRKLDLEQPAAAGAEEFIADTDGDDGVLEIIDESEIELTLGPTRYNNNSNRSSSSNGRKRGGEAAALTLSDSAGPSSFSSSCSTGSSHAINRQSSFSRRTNQSSTHGQLLPADMASGGYRRGGGSKISGSNVNGGEEQLRQDEGLKLPHWHFQVLSLNMT from the exons ATGGAGAAGCTTCTGAAGCCATATGATAAGGAGTATATGAGGATGGCCATCCTAAAGCATGAAGAAACTTTCAAGGAGCag GTATATGAACTTCATAGGCTGTATCATATGCAGAACATATTGATGAAAAGCTCCATCGGGAAAGGCAGGCCCAATGGACAGAAACAAGAGAGTTGGAATTTAAATTATCATCAGAACCAAGAGGCACAATTTAACCCACAAAGGAAACTAGATTTAGAACAGCCTGCAGCAGCAGGAGCAGAAGAGTTCATTGCAGACACAGATGGAGATGATGGGGTGCTCGAGATCATAGATGAGAGTGAGATTGAGTTGACTCTGGGCCCCACCagatacaacaacaacagcaacagaagcagcagcagcaacggAAGGAAGAGAGGAGGAGAGGCAGCAGCCCTAACGTTATCAGATTCAGCAGGTCCAAGTAGCTTCTCATCTTCTTGTTCTACTGGATCAAGCCATGCAATAAACAGGCAAAGTAGTTTCTCCAGGAGGACCAATCAGAGTAGTACACATGGGCAGCTGCTGCCTGCTGACATGGCATCAGGAGGGTACAGAAGAGGTGGAGGTAGTAAAATCAGCGGCAGCAATGTTAATGGTGGCGAAGAACAGTTAAGACAGGATGAGGGGCTAAAACTGCCTCATTGGCACTTCCAAGTTTTAAGCTTGAACATGACTTGA